In one Deltaproteobacteria bacterium genomic region, the following are encoded:
- the mnmA gene encoding tRNA 2-thiouridine(34) synthase MnmA has translation MPKGPRVVVGMSGGVDSSVAAALLVEQGYDVIGVAMRLWAGEDGASASGCCTLDDFLDARGVASQLGIPFYVMDFQRQFAAAVVDPFVAEYVAGRTPNPCVRCNQFVKFGAFWERARELGATWVATGHYARVTHGAEGDRSQLWRANDAAKDQSYFLFALTPDVLSRTIFPVGDLTKSEVRRRAEALGLSVAAKPESQEVCFAPRREYVSFVAQRAPAIRGGAIVDETGAVVGQHEGIHRFTVGQRRALGLNAGRPLYVTRIDPADRVVHVGPREATAAIGLSATQAVWISGTPPLPGAMLSVKIRSRFEPTVVQVESATDHAFTVSAPRGLVAITPGQAAVLYDGERVVGGGWIERAVVRSTHVEETRHVHVGL, from the coding sequence ATGCCTAAGGGGCCGCGCGTGGTGGTTGGGATGAGCGGCGGCGTCGACAGCTCGGTTGCGGCCGCATTACTGGTGGAGCAGGGGTACGACGTGATCGGTGTGGCGATGCGCCTGTGGGCTGGCGAGGACGGCGCGTCGGCCAGCGGCTGTTGCACCCTCGACGATTTCCTCGATGCTCGTGGTGTCGCATCGCAACTCGGCATTCCATTCTATGTCATGGATTTCCAGCGCCAGTTTGCGGCCGCGGTCGTCGATCCGTTTGTGGCGGAGTACGTGGCCGGTCGCACGCCGAATCCGTGCGTGCGCTGCAATCAATTCGTCAAGTTCGGCGCATTTTGGGAGCGTGCCCGCGAGCTCGGCGCCACCTGGGTCGCGACCGGGCATTATGCGCGCGTGACGCACGGTGCAGAGGGTGATCGTTCGCAGTTGTGGCGAGCGAACGACGCGGCGAAAGATCAGTCGTACTTTCTGTTCGCGCTGACCCCAGACGTGCTATCGCGCACCATCTTTCCCGTCGGCGATTTGACGAAGAGCGAGGTGCGCCGCAGGGCTGAAGCGCTCGGGTTGAGCGTGGCGGCAAAGCCTGAGAGTCAGGAAGTCTGTTTTGCGCCGCGCCGGGAGTACGTGTCGTTCGTGGCGCAGCGCGCGCCGGCGATTCGTGGCGGTGCGATCGTCGATGAAACCGGTGCGGTGGTGGGACAGCATGAGGGCATTCACCGCTTCACGGTGGGGCAGCGACGGGCGTTGGGGCTGAACGCGGGCCGTCCGCTGTACGTCACGCGCATCGATCCGGCCGACCGCGTGGTTCACGTCGGACCACGTGAAGCGACCGCGGCGATTGGGTTGAGCGCGACGCAAGCGGTGTGGATCAGCGGGACCCCGCCATTGCCGGGTGCGATGTTGAGCGTGAAAATACGCTCGCGTTTCGAGCCGACGGTGGTTCAAGTTGAGAGCGCGACGGATCACGCGTTCACCGTCAGTGCGCCACGCGGGCTCGTGGCGATCACGCCAGGGCAGGCGGCGGTGCTGTATGATGGCGAGCGCGTCGTTGGCGGCGGATGGATCGAGCGCGCAGTGGTCCGCAGTACGCACGTTGAAGAGACCAGGCATGTGCACGTCGGACTCTGA
- a CDS encoding cysteine desulfurase, producing MASATAARRRPARARSSIGSTVIYLDYNATTPLCPEARAAMLPYLGAEFGNPSSVHRLGSRARVAVENARAQVARLIGARASEIVFTGGGTEANNLALFGVLALFGVATARDGALVTTTIEHSSVLASATRLEADGRPVHRIGVDRTGRVDLDGLRTALQHRVALVSVGWANNEIGTIQPIAEIAALCRAAGALLHVDAVQAVGKIPVVAEETDLLSLSAHKLGGPKGVGALWVRGGVALEPRVFGGGQERGRRSGTENVTGIVGFGAACGVAVADDVTCTRTTELRERLWEGLATAIGDVRRNSPRDYCLPNTLNVCIAGVRGEALVAGADIEDVAISTGSACAAGAAEPSHVLRALGLTDDEARDGVRFSLGRETTVGEIDRAIDVVAALVAQVRRVPRAVAYA from the coding sequence ATGGCAAGCGCCACCGCCGCTCGCAGAAGGCCGGCCAGGGCGCGGAGTAGCATCGGCTCGACCGTGATTTACCTGGACTACAACGCCACTACGCCGCTTTGTCCCGAGGCGCGCGCCGCCATGCTGCCGTACCTCGGGGCGGAGTTCGGCAACCCATCGAGCGTGCATCGACTCGGCTCGCGTGCCCGTGTCGCGGTGGAGAACGCGCGTGCGCAGGTCGCGCGACTCATTGGTGCACGGGCGAGCGAGATCGTCTTCACCGGCGGCGGGACCGAAGCCAACAATTTGGCGCTCTTCGGAGTGCTCGCGCTGTTCGGAGTGGCGACGGCGAGGGATGGTGCCCTGGTTACGACGACGATCGAGCACTCGTCGGTGCTCGCGTCGGCGACTCGATTGGAAGCAGACGGGCGCCCGGTTCACCGTATCGGTGTTGATCGAACTGGGCGGGTCGATCTCGATGGACTACGCACAGCGCTTCAGCATCGCGTTGCGCTCGTGAGCGTGGGGTGGGCGAACAACGAGATCGGGACGATCCAGCCGATCGCAGAGATTGCCGCGCTTTGTCGTGCCGCCGGAGCTCTGCTCCACGTCGATGCGGTACAGGCGGTCGGCAAGATTCCCGTGGTCGCGGAGGAAACGGATTTGCTCTCGCTCTCGGCACACAAACTTGGCGGCCCCAAGGGTGTGGGTGCGTTGTGGGTGCGCGGAGGTGTCGCGCTGGAGCCGCGAGTGTTCGGCGGTGGTCAGGAGCGCGGGCGGCGCTCAGGCACCGAGAACGTAACCGGCATCGTTGGATTCGGCGCGGCGTGCGGGGTTGCCGTGGCGGATGACGTGACGTGTACGCGTACGACCGAGCTGCGGGAACGTTTGTGGGAAGGGCTGGCGACGGCGATCGGTGACGTGCGGCGCAACAGCCCGCGCGATTACTGTCTGCCCAATACGCTTAACGTGTGCATCGCGGGTGTGCGCGGGGAAGCCCTGGTGGCGGGGGCGGACATTGAGGACGTGGCGATCTCGACCGGCTCGGCGTGCGCGGCGGGCGCGGCCGAGCCGTCGCACGTCCTGCGCGCGCTCGGCTTGACCGATGACGAAGCGCGCGATGGTGTGCGGTTCAGCCTAGGGCGGGAAACGACGGTCGGCGAGATCGATCGAGCCATCGACGTGGTTGCCGCCCTCGTCGCTCAAGTGCGCCGTGTGCCGCGCGCGGTGGCCTATGCCTAA